One Methanosphaera cuniculi DNA window includes the following coding sequences:
- a CDS encoding asparagine synthetase B family protein, producing MCSIIGIHGNFTEDNIIEMLKILKHRGPDGFGIYDDQVYYNTSEFSKKTDFAMAHNLLSIVGECELQPICSGNLVIVANAELYNYKDLIHKFNITDLHTHSDCEVILKVIESNYNGNLYDAVVDSVGFFDGDYAFTIYDGKDYITLRDMCGVKPIYYGKNSKFFAFASEQKALKHIGINDIENLNPRCMLMNDKIIKFRDEYLHKPEDIDYEIAVDNLTDTLIKSVQKRVENLDNVAVLFSGGVDSTILVKILLDLKKSVDLYTIGVENSQDLKVARKVADEFNLPLHTWIINEEIIEEQLPFTINTIESTNLMKIGVGMTIKLTSYLASKDDYKVILSGQGADELFAGYNRYKRKYETPELLYEELTDDLNNIYNTNLERDDKATMSNGVELRVPYLDKDVINIALKMPYNYLLKSSDDNIRKHILRDVALKIGVPPEIALRPKKAAQYATGIDKIIRKKLLKKEEIQKLLK from the coding sequence ATGTGTTCAATTATAGGAATACATGGAAATTTCACAGAAGATAATATCATAGAAATGCTTAAAATTCTAAAACACAGAGGACCTGATGGTTTTGGAATATATGATGATCAAGTATATTATAATACCTCTGAATTTAGTAAAAAAACAGATTTTGCTATGGCACATAATCTTCTTTCAATAGTAGGTGAATGTGAACTTCAACCAATATGTAGTGGTAATCTAGTTATTGTTGCTAATGCTGAGCTTTATAATTATAAGGATTTAATACACAAATTTAATATAACAGATCTTCATACTCATTCTGATTGTGAGGTTATTCTTAAAGTTATTGAGTCAAATTATAATGGTAATCTTTATGATGCTGTAGTTGATTCTGTTGGTTTTTTTGATGGTGATTATGCTTTCACAATTTATGATGGAAAAGATTACATCACACTACGTGATATGTGTGGAGTTAAGCCCATTTATTATGGTAAAAATAGTAAATTCTTTGCATTTGCATCAGAACAAAAAGCATTAAAACATATTGGCATAAATGATATAGAAAATCTTAACCCACGATGTATGTTAATGAATGATAAAATCATTAAATTTCGTGATGAATACCTACACAAACCTGAAGACATAGACTATGAAATAGCAGTAGATAATCTTACAGATACACTTATAAAATCTGTACAAAAAAGAGTAGAAAACCTTGATAATGTAGCAGTACTATTTTCAGGAGGAGTAGATAGTACAATTCTTGTAAAAATACTATTAGATCTTAAAAAAAGTGTAGATTTATATACAATTGGAGTTGAAAATAGTCAAGATCTAAAAGTAGCCCGAAAAGTAGCAGATGAATTTAATTTACCACTTCATACATGGATAATTAATGAAGAAATAATAGAAGAACAACTACCCTTCACAATTAATACGATAGAATCCACTAATCTTATGAAAATAGGAGTGGGAATGACAATTAAACTTACATCATACCTAGCATCTAAGGATGATTATAAAGTAATTCTATCAGGACAAGGAGCAGATGAATTATTTGCTGGATATAATCGTTATAAACGTAAATATGAAACACCAGAACTACTCTATGAAGAGTTAACAGATGATTTAAATAATATTTATAATACTAACTTAGAACGTGATGATAAAGCTACAATGTCAAATGGTGTGGAACTTAGAGTACCATATCTAGATAAAGATGTAATAAACATAGCACTAAAAATGCCATATAATTATCTTCTTAAATCAAGTGATGATAATATTCGTAAACATATCTTGCGTGATGTTGCTCTTAAAATAGGAGTACCTCCAGAAATTGCTCTTAGACCTAAAAAAGCAGCACAATATGCAACAGGAATTGATAAAATCATACGAAAAAAACTACTTAAAAAAGAAGAAATACAAAAACTATTAAAATAA
- the gatC gene encoding Asp-tRNA(Asn) amidotransferase subunit GatC, which produces MEINQEAENILKKFSEQLDQIPDLEETQYLVDNLNRMREDISKNSDYEKILRNAHVDKNGSVISEKGKWTK; this is translated from the coding sequence ATGGAAATTAACCAAGAAGCAGAAAATATACTAAAAAAATTCTCAGAACAACTAGATCAAATTCCAGATCTTGAAGAAACACAATACCTAGTTGACAACTTAAATCGTATGCGAGAAGATATTTCTAAAAACTCTGATTATGAAAAAATATTACGAAATGCACATGTTGACAAAAATGGTAGTGTCATATCAGAAAAAGGGAAATGGACAAAATGA
- a CDS encoding homoserine dehydrogenase: protein MNKMKLCILGFGAVGQGLAKVILMKHDELIERYGLDLIITAISDSSGAAINNDGLDAQKALDVKDETGKISEYPEYGIKGIDGIEVLQKADYDCLVEVTPTNIEDGEPTQSNILKAMNDKKDVVTSNKGPLALNFKELIQTAQKNGVKFRFEASVGGTMPVINLGREALAGNKIHSVQGILNGTTNYILSRMANEGTEYEPTLKEAQELGIAETNPYQDVEGLDAACKIVIIANSLMGWDVTLDDVSLHGISDISSNAIKLAQEDGYLIKLVAEAKDGKLTVAPMLVKEGSPFAVNGTLNVITLKTDLSEDVTVVGVGAGSIETASAILSDIISIGKRNSE from the coding sequence ATAAACAAAATGAAACTATGTATTCTTGGTTTTGGAGCAGTAGGACAAGGACTTGCAAAAGTTATCCTCATGAAACATGATGAACTAATTGAAAGATACGGACTTGACCTTATAATAACAGCAATTTCAGACAGTAGTGGAGCTGCAATAAACAACGATGGACTAGATGCACAAAAAGCATTAGATGTAAAAGATGAAACCGGTAAAATATCCGAATACCCAGAATATGGAATTAAAGGAATTGATGGAATAGAAGTACTACAAAAAGCAGATTATGATTGTCTAGTTGAAGTTACACCAACAAATATTGAAGATGGAGAACCTACACAATCAAATATCCTAAAAGCAATGAATGATAAAAAAGATGTTGTAACATCAAATAAAGGACCCCTTGCATTAAATTTCAAAGAACTTATTCAAACAGCACAAAAAAATGGAGTAAAATTCAGATTTGAAGCATCAGTAGGAGGAACAATGCCTGTAATCAATCTAGGTCGTGAAGCTCTTGCAGGTAATAAGATTCATTCTGTTCAAGGAATACTTAATGGAACAACCAACTATATTCTATCACGTATGGCAAATGAAGGAACAGAATATGAACCAACACTAAAAGAAGCACAAGAACTAGGAATTGCAGAAACAAATCCATACCAGGATGTTGAAGGACTTGATGCTGCTTGTAAAATTGTAATTATTGCAAATTCCCTCATGGGATGGGATGTAACACTTGATGATGTATCACTTCATGGAATATCAGACATATCATCAAATGCAATAAAACTAGCACAAGAAGATGGATATCTAATAAAACTAGTTGCAGAAGCAAAAGATGGAAAACTAACAGTAGCTCCGATGCTTGTAAAAGAAGGTTCACCATTTGCAGTAAATGGAACATTAAATGTAATCACACTTAAAACTGACTTATCAGAAGATGTAACAGTAGTAGGTGTAGGTGCAGGATCAATAGAAACAGCATCAGCAATACTAAGTGATATAATAAGTATAGGAAAACGAAACAGTGAATAA
- a CDS encoding NADAR domain-containing protein: MTDKKYIAPPWIKYPTNPKKSDVWRTGSCAEYLIKFNKNVDDKEEYLKIFPEAPSFTDEITPSDILSNVTRDFINDPKKPIFIKLWQADGKPKYTFDDKIDSNTIIMYDEILFDTSNHIHIGKDKFDSVEEIVALLESEFKSLGEEFWDEIKYTFYINALYYKIVSDINFTNELIKTGNNPIVFKSANLEWGIDQENDKVFGKNLFGLAMMEIRDIVKDVYANYDLIDWDLSGEPYTKKRCMCNHHTH, translated from the coding sequence ATGACAGATAAAAAATATATAGCACCACCATGGATTAAATATCCAACAAATCCTAAAAAATCAGATGTGTGGAGAACAGGAAGTTGTGCTGAATACTTAATTAAATTTAATAAAAATGTAGATGATAAAGAAGAATATCTTAAAATATTTCCAGAAGCACCATCATTTACAGATGAAATTACACCAAGTGACATATTATCTAATGTAACACGAGATTTTATTAATGATCCAAAAAAACCAATATTTATAAAACTCTGGCAAGCTGATGGTAAACCAAAATACACATTTGATGATAAGATAGATTCAAACACAATCATAATGTATGATGAAATACTATTTGATACATCAAATCATATCCACATTGGAAAAGATAAATTTGATTCAGTAGAAGAAATAGTAGCACTACTTGAAAGTGAATTTAAATCACTAGGAGAAGAATTCTGGGATGAAATAAAATATACATTTTATATCAATGCATTATACTATAAAATTGTATCAGATATCAACTTTACAAATGAGCTAATAAAAACAGGAAATAATCCAATAGTATTTAAAAGTGCAAATCTTGAATGGGGAATAGATCAGGAAAATGATAAAGTATTTGGAAAAAACCTCTTTGGACTTGCAATGATGGAAATACGAGATATAGTAAAAGATGTATATGCAAACTATGATCTTATAGACTGGGATTTATCAGGAGAACCATATACTAAAAAAAGATGCATGTGTAATCATCATACACACTAA
- a CDS encoding cofactor-independent phosphoglycerate mutase, with the protein MKYVIVIADGMADEPLEQLNGKTPVMEAKTPNMDFIAKNGYTGLTINVPEGMTPGSDVANTSIMGFNPSMLKGRGPLEAPSVGVDLNSDDVAFRLNFINIKDNKINDFTADHITTEEADKLIKALNEEFGDIGSFYTGVSYRNLFVIDDLDTEDLINTPPHDVVGGDINEYNLKSDKYPQKAEVLNQLMLDSIEFLENHQVNQKRVAEGKLPANMIWLWGQGAKPEIGNFPEKYNLSGATITGVDLLKGISGYINLDVIEVPGATAYFDTNYQNKVDYALNSLEDHDVQFIHIEAPDEAGHEGNLPEKIRAIENIDSIILGDLLEKLPEIDEEYTIAVLPDHPTPIDIKTHTRNPVPFAIYSTSIDDPDSVEVFSEDMTDGRYGDVLVGHNLLSEMIKIANNEE; encoded by the coding sequence ATGAAATACGTAATAGTAATAGCAGATGGAATGGCAGATGAACCACTAGAACAACTTAATGGAAAAACCCCTGTAATGGAAGCTAAAACACCAAACATGGACTTTATTGCAAAAAATGGATACACAGGATTAACAATAAATGTACCTGAAGGTATGACACCAGGATCTGATGTTGCAAACACATCAATTATGGGATTTAACCCATCAATGCTAAAAGGAAGAGGACCACTTGAAGCACCAAGTGTAGGTGTAGACCTAAACTCTGATGATGTAGCATTCCGTTTAAACTTTATTAACATAAAAGATAATAAAATCAATGATTTTACAGCAGATCACATAACAACCGAAGAAGCAGATAAATTAATTAAAGCACTTAATGAAGAATTTGGTGATATTGGATCATTTTATACTGGTGTAAGTTATCGTAACTTATTTGTAATTGATGATCTTGATACAGAAGATTTAATTAATACACCTCCTCATGATGTAGTGGGTGGAGATATTAATGAATATAATCTTAAATCAGATAAATATCCTCAAAAAGCAGAAGTTTTAAATCAATTAATGCTTGATTCAATTGAATTTCTTGAAAATCACCAAGTAAACCAGAAAAGAGTTGCTGAGGGTAAACTTCCAGCTAATATGATCTGGCTATGGGGGCAAGGTGCAAAACCTGAAATTGGTAACTTCCCTGAAAAATATAATCTTAGTGGAGCAACAATTACAGGTGTAGATCTTCTTAAAGGTATAAGTGGATATATTAATCTTGATGTTATAGAAGTACCTGGTGCAACAGCATACTTTGATACAAACTACCAAAACAAGGTTGACTATGCACTAAACTCACTAGAAGATCATGATGTACAATTCATACACATTGAAGCTCCAGATGAAGCAGGACATGAAGGTAATCTTCCTGAAAAAATACGTGCTATTGAAAATATTGATAGTATAATACTAGGTGATCTACTTGAAAAACTACCTGAAATTGATGAGGAATATACTATAGCTGTTCTTCCTGATCATCCAACACCTATTGATATTAAAACACATACACGTAATCCTGTGCCATTTGCAATTTATAGTACATCAATAGATGATCCTGATAGTGTTGAAGTATTTTCTGAAGATATGACTGATGGTCGTTATGGTGATGTTTTAGTAGGACATAATCTTTTATCTGAAATGATTAAGATTGCAAATAATGAAGAATAG
- a CDS encoding CTP synthase, whose amino-acid sequence MERMIILSKYIVVTGGVVSSIGKGITSASIGRILRSYGVSVTAIKIDPYLNWDSGTLNPYQHGEVYVTDDGMECDLDLGHYERFLDVSLSGKANITTGKVYSSVIEKERKGEYLGSCVQIIPHITDEIKLMIRDVAEKSKAEVVLVEIGGTVGDIESQPFIEAVRQLKNEEGHDNCMFVHVTYVPYLKAAKEFKTKPTQHSTKELRGLGINPDMIVCRSELPLDDNLKEKIAHFCDVPQQAVINTPDANSIYEVPLIMYSANVGKYVLNRLNIEAPAKNADLYQWSEIVKDLKIDSPKVKIGVVGKYIELEDAYISIREALKHAGAANKVEVDIDWIKADDNYDTEQLNQYDGILIPGGFGERGINGKIEAVKYAIENDIPIFGICLGLHAMTIAIAQLNGHPEANSTEFDVECEYPVIDMMEEQKKINNMGGTMRLGAYPCKIREETIAYDAYKDTNISERHRHRYEVNNEYRDVLEDFGAVISGTSPDDFLVEMIELKDHSWFLGCQFHPEFKSRPNNAHPLFKSFIKAAKDKKENK is encoded by the coding sequence ATGGAAAGGATGATAATATTGTCAAAGTATATAGTAGTAACAGGTGGAGTAGTAAGTTCAATAGGTAAAGGAATAACATCAGCATCAATAGGAAGAATCCTAAGATCATACGGTGTAAGTGTAACAGCAATTAAAATAGACCCATATCTTAACTGGGATTCAGGAACACTAAATCCATACCAACACGGAGAAGTATATGTAACAGATGATGGAATGGAATGCGACCTAGACTTAGGACACTATGAAAGATTCCTAGATGTAAGTTTATCAGGAAAAGCAAATATCACAACAGGAAAAGTATACTCCTCAGTAATAGAAAAAGAAAGAAAAGGAGAATACCTCGGATCATGTGTACAAATCATACCACACATAACAGATGAAATAAAACTCATGATACGAGATGTAGCAGAAAAATCAAAAGCAGAAGTAGTACTAGTAGAAATTGGTGGAACAGTAGGAGACATAGAAAGTCAACCATTCATCGAAGCTGTACGACAACTTAAAAATGAAGAAGGACATGATAACTGTATGTTTGTACATGTAACATACGTACCATACCTAAAAGCTGCAAAAGAATTTAAAACCAAGCCAACACAACACAGTACAAAAGAATTAAGAGGACTTGGAATAAATCCTGACATGATTGTATGCAGATCAGAACTTCCACTTGATGATAATCTTAAAGAAAAAATAGCACACTTTTGTGATGTACCACAACAAGCAGTAATAAACACACCAGATGCAAACTCAATATATGAAGTACCACTCATAATGTATTCAGCAAACGTTGGAAAATATGTATTAAATCGCTTAAACATAGAAGCACCAGCAAAAAATGCAGACTTATACCAGTGGAGTGAAATTGTAAAAGACCTAAAAATCGACTCACCAAAAGTAAAAATAGGAGTTGTAGGAAAATACATAGAACTAGAAGATGCATATATTAGTATACGTGAAGCTCTAAAACATGCAGGAGCAGCAAACAAAGTAGAAGTAGATATTGACTGGATAAAAGCAGATGATAACTATGACACAGAACAACTAAATCAATATGATGGAATACTAATACCTGGTGGATTTGGTGAACGTGGAATAAATGGTAAAATTGAAGCTGTAAAATATGCAATAGAAAATGACATACCAATATTTGGAATATGTCTAGGTCTTCATGCAATGACTATTGCAATAGCACAACTTAACGGACATCCTGAGGCAAATAGTACTGAATTTGACGTAGAATGTGAATACCCAGTTATTGATATGATGGAAGAGCAGAAGAAAATCAATAATATGGGAGGAACAATGAGACTCGGAGCATATCCATGTAAAATCCGTGAAGAAACAATAGCATATGATGCATACAAAGATACCAATATCTCAGAAAGACACAGACACAGATATGAAGTAAATAATGAATATCGTGATGTATTAGAAGACTTTGGAGCAGTAATTTCAGGAACATCACCAGATGACTTCCTTGTTGAAATGATTGAACTTAAAGACCACTCCTGGTTCCTTGGATGTCAATTCCATCCAGAGTTCAAATCAAGACCAAATAATGCACATCCATTATTTAAATCATTCATAAAAGCAGCAAAAGATAAAAAAGAAAATAAATAA
- a CDS encoding prepilin peptidase, giving the protein MDLNFIRLFTLTTLFICCSIATYTDIKWKIIPNYLTFPMIIIGITTITYYFYITGNFQI; this is encoded by the coding sequence ATGGATTTAAATTTTATAAGATTATTCACATTAACAACTCTTTTTATATGTTGTAGCATTGCAACATACACAGATATTAAATGGAAAATAATACCAAACTATCTGACATTTCCAATGATTATAATAGGAATAACAACTATAACATATTACTTTTATATTACAGGAAATTTTCAAATTTAA
- a CDS encoding tyrosine-type recombinase/integrase codes for MNEEILNEYFMERNLGKKTRKSKRGVLNKYSRFNKMTLQELLDEADIEEEQGIRMKKRKIKQRINNFKKYLIKNELSSTTINTQLTIIKSFYRHYDIEIPNIISIKKEVHETIKDIPTKKDIKNVLESTNNLKHKAIILFMFSSGCARNEVSNITIGDFIEATKDYHDETNIKKVIEVLENKNYIVPTFQIVRKKTNTPYFTFCTPEATNAIIRYLKGNLRCMDKESPLFGMDVGGIGGMFIRLNDKLNLGWKKNRRFFHSHSLRKAFATTLYNSNLDPMTIDFLSGRSIDSTHDAYFKADPEKLKNKYMYFMDKLTVYNTGGINSALNRSERMEYESLKQKYSNNEKELEELKGMLFTLKKRIDSI; via the coding sequence ATGAATGAAGAAATACTAAATGAATATTTTATGGAAAGAAATTTAGGAAAAAAGACTAGAAAAAGTAAACGGGGTGTATTAAATAAATATTCAAGATTTAATAAAATGACATTACAGGAATTACTTGATGAAGCAGATATTGAGGAAGAACAAGGAATAAGAATGAAAAAACGGAAAATAAAACAAAGAATAAATAATTTTAAAAAATATTTAATAAAAAATGAATTATCATCAACAACAATTAATACGCAACTTACTATTATAAAATCATTTTATAGACATTATGATATTGAAATACCAAATATAATAAGTATAAAAAAAGAAGTACATGAAACTATAAAGGATATTCCAACAAAAAAGGATATAAAAAATGTTTTAGAATCAACAAATAATTTAAAACATAAAGCAATAATATTATTTATGTTTAGCAGCGGATGTGCAAGAAATGAAGTGAGTAATATTACAATAGGAGATTTTATTGAAGCAACAAAAGATTATCATGATGAAACAAATATTAAAAAAGTAATTGAAGTTTTAGAAAATAAAAATTATATTGTTCCAACATTTCAAATAGTACGAAAAAAAACAAATACACCATATTTTACATTTTGCACACCTGAAGCAACAAATGCAATTATAAGATATTTAAAAGGTAATTTAAGATGCATGGATAAAGAGAGTCCATTATTTGGCATGGACGTTGGAGGTATTGGTGGTATGTTTATACGTTTGAATGATAAACTCAATCTTGGATGGAAGAAGAATAGGCGTTTTTTTCATTCTCATAGTTTACGTAAAGCTTTTGCTACTACGCTGTATAATTCTAATCTTGATCCGATGACTATTGATTTTTTATCTGGCCGTTCTATTGATTCGACCCATGATGCTTATTTTAAGGCTGATCCTGAGAAGTTGAAGAATAAGTATATGTACTTTATGGATAAGTTGACTGTTTATAATACTGGTGGGATAAATAGTGCTTTAAATCGCAGTGAACGTATGGAATATGAATCATTAAAACAGAAATATTCTAATAATGAGAAGGAACTTGAAGAATTAAAAGGAATGTTGTTTACCTTGAAGAAACGTATTGATTCAATATAG
- a CDS encoding type I restriction-modification system subunit M, with translation MAEQVMESKLWSITDILRGHMDANEYKSYMLSFIFYKYLSENVEKTVQEVGQDEEKLVREKIGYYIPKEYYFKSIIDKVNNDEYILDLLHTSLKAIEESINKDIKDPLNIFEDLDLETTKLGKTKEARNTIIGKVLLKLDEVDFRLEDTETDVLGDAYEYLIGMFAATAGKKGGEFYTPQTVSTILARIVSHGKETIKKAYDPTCGSGSLLLRISKETNVEEYRGQELNTTTYNLARMNLMLHNVPTTKFDIRQGNTLEEPQFLDERFDAIVSNPPYSAHWSSSKEYLKEDPRFNEYDKLAPKSKADYAFIQHMLYLLADDGIMTAVLPHGVLFRGSGEASIRKHIIEKNYLDAVIGLPANLFYGTGIPTMIYVMKKNRSLDEPVLFIDASEEFEKGKKQNILTDEHVDKIVDTYVNREEIERYSYLASMDEIIENDFNLNIPRYVDTFIPEPEIDLDEVHDEICRIDAEMEKIDKELLKYCNELGIKPPFPVKDDSYMTSTGEESKDDDGLDQWIN, from the coding sequence ATGGCAGAACAAGTAATGGAATCCAAACTATGGAGTATAACAGATATACTACGTGGACACATGGATGCTAATGAATATAAAAGTTATATGCTGAGTTTCATATTCTACAAATATTTATCAGAAAATGTAGAAAAAACAGTACAAGAAGTAGGACAAGATGAAGAAAAACTAGTACGTGAAAAAATTGGATATTATATACCAAAGGAATATTATTTTAAGTCAATAATTGATAAAGTCAACAATGATGAATACATACTAGACCTATTACACACATCATTAAAAGCAATAGAAGAAAGTATAAATAAAGACATAAAAGATCCATTAAATATATTTGAAGACTTAGACTTAGAAACCACAAAACTAGGAAAAACAAAAGAAGCAAGAAATACCATAATAGGAAAAGTACTATTAAAACTAGATGAAGTAGACTTCCGTCTTGAAGATACAGAAACAGATGTACTAGGAGATGCTTATGAATACTTAATAGGTATGTTTGCAGCAACAGCTGGTAAGAAAGGTGGAGAATTCTATACACCTCAAACAGTAAGTACAATATTAGCACGTATTGTATCACATGGAAAAGAAACTATTAAAAAAGCATATGATCCAACATGTGGAAGTGGCTCACTTTTACTTAGAATAAGTAAAGAAACAAATGTAGAAGAATACAGGGGACAAGAATTAAACACTACAACATATAATCTTGCAAGAATGAATCTTATGTTACACAATGTACCTACAACAAAATTTGATATAAGACAAGGAAATACACTTGAAGAACCACAATTCTTAGATGAACGTTTTGATGCAATAGTAAGTAATCCACCGTACTCTGCACATTGGAGTAGTAGCAAAGAGTACTTGAAAGAAGATCCACGATTTAATGAGTATGATAAACTAGCACCAAAAAGTAAAGCAGATTATGCCTTTATACAGCATATGTTATATTTATTAGCAGATGATGGAATTATGACAGCAGTTTTACCTCATGGTGTATTATTTAGGGGTAGTGGGGAGGCAAGTATAAGAAAACATATTATAGAAAAGAATTATTTAGATGCAGTTATAGGTTTACCTGCTAATTTGTTTTATGGTACTGGTATACCAACTATGATTTATGTGATGAAGAAGAATCGTAGCCTTGATGAACCTGTATTATTTATTGATGCTTCAGAGGAATTTGAAAAAGGAAAAAAACAAAACATATTAACAGATGAGCATGTGGATAAGATTGTCGATACGTATGTTAATCGTGAAGAGATTGAAAGATATTCTTATCTTGCTTCTATGGATGAAATAATAGAAAATGATTTTAATTTGAATATTCCACGTTATGTAGATACTTTTATACCTGAACCTGAAATAGATCTTGATGAAGTACATGATGAGATATGTAGGATTGATGCTGAAATGGAGAAGATAGATAAGGAATTATTAAAATATTGTAATGAATTAGGAATTAAACCGCCTTTTCCGGTGAAAGATGATAGTTATATGACTAGTACTGGGGAGGAATCTAAGGATGATGATGGACTAGATCAATGGATAAATTAG
- a CDS encoding phosphoadenosine phosphosulfate reductase domain-containing protein, protein MNRRQKQAYIWHSRHEDYKQRIRQARRIIKKCYNNYENPYIAYSGGKDSIVLSHMVLSMYPDANVWHWDYGDDLMPRKYEKEVLVNIHDMGCKHLIVNKRKGKGENTSSGYKQFFGTIAENKDKYGWDIGLIGIRQQESCNRRQTYTDYFMNDCCYPLLKLTVDDIWAYIIKNKLNYPSSYDLMGDYEGWDKIRFVTFNDPEFDTLENHHGIFI, encoded by the coding sequence ATGAATCGTAGACAAAAACAAGCCTATATTTGGCATAGTAGACATGAAGATTATAAACAAAGAATAAGACAAGCAAGAAGAATAATAAAAAAATGCTACAACAATTATGAAAATCCTTACATAGCATATAGTGGTGGAAAAGATAGTATAGTACTAAGTCATATGGTACTAAGTATGTATCCAGATGCTAATGTATGGCATTGGGATTATGGTGATGATCTTATGCCTCGTAAATATGAAAAAGAAGTACTAGTTAATATTCATGATATGGGTTGTAAGCATCTAATTGTAAATAAAAGAAAAGGAAAAGGAGAAAATACTAGTAGTGGATATAAACAATTTTTTGGAACAATTGCAGAAAATAAAGATAAATATGGCTGGGATATAGGACTTATAGGTATTAGACAACAAGAATCATGTAATCGTCGACAAACATATACTGATTATTTTATGAATGATTGTTGTTATCCATTACTTAAATTAACAGTTGATGATATATGGGCTTATATTATTAAAAATAAGTTAAATTATCCTAGTAGTTATGATTTAATGGGTGATTATGAAGGATGGGATAAGATAAGATTTGTTACATTTAATGACCCTGAATTTGATACACTGGAAAATCATCATGGAATATTCATCTAA
- a CDS encoding IbrB-like domain-containing protein has product MIEDTIKQLKKELNDIDNIDEKVEKINMINKEIAECMPFDEPISHVQWIQGDQIEANEYNPNKVATPEMNLLYESIRVDGYTQPIVAYKKEDGYEIVDGFHRNRVGKEHEDIKERLHGYLPLTVIDKPLDERMGSTIRHNRARGTHQIRSMSDIVIELSSEGWSDDRICKSLGMEMDEVLRLKQISGLKKAFSNHKFSKSWTEFISKTYDE; this is encoded by the coding sequence ATGATAGAAGACACTATTAAACAATTAAAAAAAGAACTAAATGATATAGATAACATCGACGAAAAAGTAGAAAAAATAAACATGATAAACAAGGAAATTGCAGAGTGCATGCCATTTGATGAACCAATCAGTCATGTTCAATGGATACAAGGAGATCAAATAGAAGCTAATGAATACAATCCAAACAAAGTAGCAACACCAGAAATGAACTTATTATATGAATCAATACGGGTTGATGGATATACACAACCTATAGTAGCATATAAAAAAGAAGATGGATATGAAATAGTGGATGGTTTCCACCGTAACCGTGTAGGAAAGGAACATGAAGATATCAAAGAACGATTACATGGATACTTACCATTAACTGTGATTGATAAACCATTAGATGAAAGAATGGGTAGTACTATCAGGCATAACAGAGCAAGAGGAACTCATCAAATACGTAGTATGAGTGATATAGTAATAGAATTATCTAGTGAAGGATGGAGTGATGATCGTATCTGTAAGAGTCTTGGTATGGAAATGGATGAAGTACTACGATTAAAACAGATTAGTGGACTTAAAAAAGCATTCAGTAATCATAAATTTAGTAAGTCATGGACTGAGTTTATTAGTAAAACATATGATGAATAA